One part of the Macaca mulatta isolate MMU2019108-1 chromosome 6, T2T-MMU8v2.0, whole genome shotgun sequence genome encodes these proteins:
- the LOC144341472 gene encoding uncharacterized protein LOC144341472, giving the protein MDADDSRAPKGSLRKFLEHLFGARKAIGVLTSGGDAQADAWKGPDGGFPPVSGPRTEQGWSRDGPPAHGPGDLPFALERAGRARVLQVGALWAPPGPPRAPT; this is encoded by the exons ATGGACGCGgacgactcccgggcccccaagggctccttgcggaagttcctggagcacctctTCGGGGCccgcaaggccatcggcgtgctgaccagcggcggggatgctcaag CAGATGCGTGGAAAGGCCCGGATGGCGGATTTCCTCCCGTTTCGGGACCGCGCACTGAACAAGGATGGAGCCGGGATGGGCCCCCAGCCCACGGCCCCGGTGACCTTCCCTTCGCCCTTGAGCGCGCGGGGCGGGCGCGGGTGCTGCAGGTTGGGGCGCTGTGGGCCCCGCCCGGCCCGCCGCGGGCGCCTACGTGA